Genomic segment of Drosophila takahashii strain IR98-3 E-12201 chromosome X, DtakHiC1v2, whole genome shotgun sequence:
AGGGAAACCAATCGATGCTAACTTACAAGTGGAATTACAAGTGTTTAATTTATGCGTCAATATCGTTAATAAACTCATCGCATGTGCCTGCAAATTTATGCACAAGATTACCGCATGAATTGAGATATATTTAGAATGCACCAATGCGCCGTTTACTGTTTTCCCCAACTTCACTTTAAATAACGAGaagtataataaatatacattttatttatatattattttcttattttaactTAACGTCTACTTTGAGGTTTCTTGGGCATAGAAAGTACAGTCAGAGCTTTTCCAGTGTGACCATCCCCACAGAATTATGGCCAGTGTGACATGAACGCGCTTGTTAAGTCACTTCTATTCCTTTTTATACCTTGTTTTTCCTACCTAAAACTAAATGACGATCTAACTTAAGCTAAATGACTATTCCTTCTGCTCCCGCTCCACAAATCGCCTAAACTGCGGAGTGAGTAGACCCGTAAAGTACATGGTTCGCGCTTCGCACTCGCCGCCCGTGGGCGTGGCGATGCCAAGGGCGCAGCGACTTCCATTCGGTCGCACCAAATGGAGGATACTGCCCACCGATGCTGGGCAGGCGGCGCAGGAGCTGCTGTTGGAGAATCGCTGCAGATCCCTTTCGCCGCCCAGCGGCTCCACGCACAGGTGAGAGCTGCCCAGGTCCTGAACTCGACCATAGTTGGGCAAATCGCCGCAGGCCCACGTGGGACGCAGTCGCATGGGCATCTCGAACAGCGGGCAGTCGGTCTCTGAAAAGAGGATTCGGGTGTTAGAATGATTTCTAGAAGGACTCTCTGTCTTTACTCACCTTCACCCTTGCCCCAGCCCACGGCCACCAGGATGCCGCTGGACTGGAGCCGCGTCAGCTCGAACTGGCTGCACATGGGAGCCACGCTTACGTTGGCGGGTGTCTGACTGCCCAGACGAAGGGGTTCTTGCAGTCTAATGAGGGACAGATCCCTTTGAAATTGAACCAGACGCTGAAGGTGGAAAGATAGATGAATTTCATTAGTCCTCtgattcttaaaaaataaaaagcataaGTTAAGATCATAATGTTGAGATCATAATGTTAAGATCACAATGTTAAGATAAAAATGTTAAGATCATAATGTTAAGATCATAATGTTAAATTCATAATGTTAATATCAATAAGAGATAATCATTTTGACGAGCTATTAAACTAACTATCGGACATCTATATCCTAGAGCTTTCATAGGAACTATAGaataaaactttataaaaataaggtTGTTTATAGCTAATAACATTAATCgtatttttcgtattttctATACCTTACTCaagttaaaaacaagagagaacgatatagtcgggttgttgtcccgactatctaatacccgtcactcagctaaagggagtgcgaacgctgtgtcgggttggtgtcccgactaataatcgtaactcagctaaagggagtgcgagggagatagatatataatttttgattgcgtataactttttaatgaatggtccgatttgaaaaatgtcttctacatttcgataggtataaatatacacaacaaaattgcatttatacttctcggaaatctttaaagatgtgggcgcaggacccattttaaaatcgttagtgggcgattgtgggcgttagacggggcgtggcgctcggctaaaataaacttgcgctgcgtaggaagccaaagaatatgtgtgggaaatctcaaccttctagcttttgtagtttctgagatctcagcgttcatacagacggacagacggacagacggacagacggacagacggacatggctagatcgactcggctagtgaccctgatcaagaatatatatactttatggggtcggaaacgcttccttctagctgttacatacttttgcacgaatctagtatacccttttactctacgagtaacgggtataattattgcCGATCAAGTGACTATATCTTTAATGTTGTTTAATAtactaaatatattaaaaatttaagtgaAATTTTAGTTTGTAAAAGGGTATTCCagggtattttaaattaatttatgaatttatttttatagctgattttaattttatatttatggtcATATCttaattgtaaaaaatgttttggataCTAAGGATATCAACAGTCCAAAGTTCAattccgtttttttctttttttaatctcAAAGCTGACTGACTCACCACAATGTCCGCCAGATAGTCCTCGTCGGCGTCGACGTCCCGCATATCGGGCACTCCGAAGACGGCGTGACTGGGCCTCTCGCAGCCGGCGGCGCTGACCAGGAGCTGGGGGGTCAGGACGAGGGCGGCACAGTGATGCAGATGGCCATCGAAGGCGGCATTCGGATGGGCCAGCGAGGCCAGGTGGCGGTAGTGGGGCAACAGGCCTTCCGCCCGAGCGATGGCGGCCACCTCGAGGGGATCATCCGCAGCCCTGCCCACCGACGAGTCGCTCTCCACGCCCAGACGAGGTCCACTTTGAACGCGCGGCTGCAGGGGCAGATTGAGCGGACAGCAGATGATCTCCTCGTGCGTTCCCTCGCGGCAAGTCGTGAAGTCCTCATCCCTCAGGCGACCCTGGGACAGAAGGGGCTCCACACTGGGGCATGCGGACACCGCCCGGCATTGACCCTCGTACAGTGGAGCCTGGCAGTCGGCTCCATCGGAGGTGTCGCGGAAGGCGATGCTATCCCTCGTCGGCCGGTGAGTGGGCCCAATTGATCGCTGTACGTACTCGCGATCCGTCTGGAATATATCCAACCAGGGTTCTGCAGGCGGTGTTGTAGGCAGAGGTGGAGCTGGAGTAGTGGTGGTGGTAGTGCTAGTAGAAGTAGTGCTAGTAGAAGTAGTGCTAGTAGTAGTAGTGCTAGTAGTGGTGGTACTAGTAGTAGTGCTCGTCTGTTCCACTGGATCTACTCGCACCGCGCTCTGGGCATCTTCAACGGGACAACAGATCTTCTCGCTGCGACTCGTGAAGCCGCAATTCATCACCG
This window contains:
- the LOC108060967 gene encoding uncharacterized protein: MLRRGATGFIAALIFTSLCLGFCRGYFSLEIGDPCPTDNYRSRCQALEDCETLASHLQTGRLNLKTVMNCGFTSRSEKICCPVEDAQSAVRVDPVEQTSTTTSTTTTSTTTTSTTSTSTTSTSTTTTTTPAPPLPTTPPAEPWLDIFQTDREYVQRSIGPTHRPTRDSIAFRDTSDGADCQAPLYEGQCRAVSACPSVEPLLSQGRLRDEDFTTCREGTHEEIICCPLNLPLQPRVQSGPRLGVESDSSVGRAADDPLEVAAIARAEGLLPHYRHLASLAHPNAAFDGHLHHCAALVLTPQLLVSAAGCERPSHAVFGVPDMRDVDADEDYLADIVRLVQFQRDLSLIRLQEPLRLGSQTPANVSVAPMCSQFELTRLQSSGILVAVGWGKGEETDCPLFEMPMRLRPTWACGDLPNYGRVQDLGSSHLCVEPLGGERDLQRFSNSSSCAACPASVGSILHLVRPNGSRCALGIATPTGGECEARTMYFTGLLTPQFRRFVEREQKE